Proteins encoded in a region of the Cytobacillus pseudoceanisediminis genome:
- a CDS encoding flagellar hook-basal body protein, which produces MFRGFYTAASGMLAQQRRTEVLTNNMANANTPGFKADQTSLRAFPEMLLQRIGQKTVPTEKGLNLPVNQEVGSLNSGVYMQETLPSFMQGDMKETGLNTDLALLDLNLPVNPDTGLSGSVFYTAAGIDGEQRYTRNGNFTLDGEGYLTTAGGLYILDDAGERIQLSSDRFKVSEDGVITGEAGETARLGIMYAQNPESLRKEGDGLFAVTEESVLENAYNAQNVQFKLQQGYLERSNVDASRTMTDMMTAYRSFEANQKVLQAYDRSMEKAANEIGRIG; this is translated from the coding sequence ATGTTTAGAGGTTTCTACACGGCTGCTTCCGGGATGCTTGCGCAGCAGCGGAGGACAGAAGTGCTGACGAATAATATGGCGAATGCCAATACACCAGGTTTTAAAGCAGATCAGACAAGCTTAAGGGCTTTTCCTGAGATGCTTTTGCAGCGAATTGGCCAGAAGACAGTTCCGACCGAGAAAGGCCTTAATCTTCCTGTTAATCAGGAAGTGGGCAGCCTGAATTCAGGGGTCTATATGCAGGAGACACTGCCATCCTTCATGCAGGGAGATATGAAGGAAACAGGCCTGAATACGGACCTGGCCTTGCTTGATCTTAATCTTCCCGTTAATCCGGATACTGGCTTAAGTGGATCTGTCTTTTATACAGCAGCAGGTATTGATGGCGAGCAGCGCTATACAAGGAATGGAAATTTTACCCTTGATGGAGAAGGTTATTTAACGACAGCGGGCGGATTATATATTCTGGATGATGCGGGTGAACGGATTCAGCTCTCCAGTGACCGCTTTAAAGTGAGTGAAGATGGTGTGATAACAGGTGAAGCGGGTGAAACAGCGAGACTGGGCATTATGTATGCACAAAACCCTGAAAGCCTGCGTAAAGAGGGTGACGGACTGTTTGCAGTGACAGAAGAAAGCGTCCTTGAGAATGCCTATAATGCACAGAATGTCCAATTCAAGCTGCAGCAGGGCTATTTGGAGCGTTCCAATGTAGATGCTTCCCGGACGATGACAGATATGATGACCGCCTATCGCTCTTTTGAAGCAAACCAAAAGGTCCTGCAGGCTTATGACCGCAGTATGGAGAAAGCCGCAAATGAAATCGGGCGGATCGGGTAA
- a CDS encoding M23 family metallopeptidase, producing the protein MREEEKKRSSQDSSFKRFMKKRWAFPAIYIASAAIILTGVLWYQTSDNATDTDSYDYEATDITGKKYDEPALEVNRAMENFVMPVKDPDSAVIQKQFYDYDGKAEEQEAALVFYNNTYHPNTGIDIATKDGETFDVLAALSGKVTKVEEDSLLGNVIEVEHDKGIVTQYQSVTEMNVKVGDQVEQGDALAKAGESLFNEEAGVHVHFEIRKDGMPVNPLDYFNKPLSSLQELDTTDKANAEENSGATEGNDEAAPSEDKSAEESGKTEDEGSAEEPADENAGNTEEDESADTEEDPAGTSEDEGQTDDQVEEDTATESTDA; encoded by the coding sequence ATGAGAGAGGAAGAAAAGAAACGATCTTCTCAAGATTCCAGCTTTAAACGCTTTATGAAGAAGCGGTGGGCATTCCCAGCTATCTACATTGCAAGTGCAGCAATCATTCTAACCGGTGTTCTTTGGTATCAAACAAGCGACAACGCTACAGACACTGACAGCTACGATTACGAAGCCACTGATATTACCGGCAAAAAGTACGACGAGCCAGCATTGGAAGTTAACCGCGCAATGGAAAACTTCGTAATGCCTGTCAAAGATCCAGACTCAGCTGTCATTCAAAAACAATTCTATGACTATGACGGCAAGGCTGAAGAACAGGAAGCTGCTCTAGTATTTTACAATAACACATACCATCCGAACACAGGTATTGATATTGCTACAAAGGATGGAGAAACTTTTGATGTCCTTGCTGCATTAAGCGGAAAAGTAACTAAGGTAGAAGAAGATTCACTTTTGGGCAATGTCATTGAAGTGGAGCATGACAAAGGAATTGTAACACAATATCAATCTGTTACAGAGATGAATGTTAAGGTTGGCGACCAGGTAGAACAAGGTGATGCCCTTGCGAAGGCAGGCGAAAGCTTGTTTAATGAAGAAGCAGGCGTACATGTACACTTTGAAATCCGTAAAGACGGAATGCCGGTCAATCCGCTTGATTACTTCAATAAGCCGCTTAGCTCTTTACAGGAGTTAGACACAACTGACAAAGCTAATGCTGAAGAAAACAGCGGTGCAACTGAAGGAAACGACGAAGCTGCTCCTTCTGAGGACAAGTCAGCTGAAGAGTCTGGCAAAACGGAAGACGAAGGTTCTGCTGAAGAACCTGCGGATGAAAATGCCGGAAATACGGAAGAAGACGAGTCTGCTGATACAGAAGAAGATCCAGCTGGAACTTCTGAAGACGAAGGTCAAACTGACGACCAAGTTGAGGAAGACACTGCAACTGAATCAACTGACGCATAA
- a CDS encoding SWIM zinc finger family protein, with translation MIPERFLEPLEFAANELKGLLRAENEEDARLVQKGLMLFRQGLVYQLRFEDDKVLATVQDVTPAKVELNLEFIHLSECSCPAEGFCRHQTAVFLQLLSKAKSVSMWIEEWRKPIKEKQTAKNWGLQRAKDLLKSSGQMKTGYDGWVAGFEESFTELLEKQGEPRPYVLPELFHVYLRRMKAGAPVEQEWKLLYLLVGYVFSFKKLMALSRKYGHGEELIDRYYRHLYQSLMEDSVEIMNKLSVHSLPFAFDQYIEKLKDDSAGLITGSFGLDYERAHLYRLLWTHFLKRKNGVKRRSRSWNPPSKRNRPAFRL, from the coding sequence ATGATTCCGGAGCGGTTTTTGGAGCCTTTAGAGTTTGCAGCGAATGAGCTGAAGGGGTTACTGCGGGCAGAGAATGAGGAAGATGCGCGCCTGGTGCAGAAGGGGCTGATGCTTTTTCGGCAGGGGCTTGTGTATCAGCTTCGCTTCGAAGATGATAAGGTTTTGGCGACGGTCCAGGATGTGACTCCCGCAAAGGTTGAACTTAATCTTGAGTTCATTCATTTGAGCGAGTGTTCCTGTCCGGCTGAAGGTTTTTGCCGCCATCAGACTGCGGTATTTCTGCAGCTTCTTTCCAAAGCCAAAAGTGTGTCCATGTGGATTGAAGAGTGGAGGAAGCCGATAAAGGAAAAGCAGACAGCCAAGAATTGGGGGCTTCAAAGAGCGAAGGATCTTTTGAAATCCTCCGGTCAGATGAAGACAGGTTACGACGGCTGGGTTGCCGGATTCGAGGAAAGCTTTACCGAGCTGCTGGAAAAACAGGGAGAGCCTCGTCCCTATGTACTCCCTGAGCTTTTCCATGTTTATCTGCGGCGCATGAAAGCGGGAGCACCGGTTGAACAGGAATGGAAGCTGCTGTATCTGCTTGTCGGCTATGTCTTTTCTTTTAAAAAGCTAATGGCGCTGAGCAGGAAGTACGGCCATGGCGAAGAATTGATTGACCGTTATTACCGCCATCTCTATCAGTCCCTGATGGAAGATTCGGTTGAGATAATGAACAAACTGTCGGTGCACTCCCTTCCCTTCGCTTTCGATCAATATATTGAAAAACTGAAAGATGATTCCGCCGGGCTGATCACCGGTTCTTTTGGGTTGGATTATGAGCGGGCCCATTTATATCGGCTGTTATGGACACATTTTTTAAAAAGAAAGAATGGCGTGAAGCGGAGATCCAGAAGCTGGAATCCTCCATCAAAGAGGAATCGCCCAGCCTTCCGTCTGTGA
- the ssb gene encoding single-stranded DNA-binding protein: protein MINQVTLVGRLTRDPELKRTQEGIPVTNVTLAVNRQYRNQKGEIDADFVQCTLWKKTAENTSQYCRKGTLIGITGRIQTRHYDNQEKKRIYVTEVVAESVRFLDRKKTEEFPVTVTKEELPF from the coding sequence ATGATTAATCAAGTGACCCTGGTTGGAAGACTGACAAGGGATCCCGAGCTGAAACGGACACAGGAAGGCATTCCGGTGACAAATGTGACGCTGGCAGTAAACCGCCAATACCGCAATCAGAAGGGTGAAATCGATGCGGATTTTGTACAATGCACCTTATGGAAGAAAACGGCGGAAAATACATCCCAGTATTGCCGGAAGGGCACCTTGATTGGGATAACCGGGAGAATTCAGACGAGGCATTATGATAATCAGGAAAAGAAACGCATTTATGTAACAGAGGTGGTAGCGGAATCGGTCCGCTTTCTTGACCGGAAGAAGACAGAAGAATTCCCGGTGACCGTGACCAAGGAGGAACTGCCATTTTGA
- a CDS encoding DUF4212 domain-containing protein gives MYHFYRGWSFEKIDKKVADSYFREKTRNMIIYFAIGFLASFGVVFFAEPLSDISINGFPFHYFMGAQGAVLTFIILLFVNAKMGDAIDRKYGIDENKNEQISSGKVLDH, from the coding sequence ATTTATCATTTTTACCGGGGGTGGAGTTTTGAAAAAATTGATAAAAAAGTAGCAGACAGTTATTTCCGCGAAAAGACTCGGAACATGATCATTTATTTTGCTATTGGATTTCTTGCCTCTTTTGGCGTGGTCTTTTTTGCAGAACCATTAAGCGATATTTCGATTAACGGATTTCCATTCCATTACTTCATGGGCGCACAGGGCGCGGTCCTGACCTTTATCATTCTGCTGTTCGTTAATGCCAAAATGGGGGATGCCATTGACCGGAAATATGGAATTGATGAAAACAAAAATGAACAGATTAGCTCAGGGAAAGTTCTTGATCATTAA
- a CDS encoding DUF294 nucleotidyltransferase-like domain-containing protein, giving the protein MDQNLYNLYHLEAVRFHPFFQGVEFDTALSLLSLCEVRRYGKNEIILKKDKPREGLLLLLEGLSEVLVKNEHNGREEVLEVVQAGEMIGFSSLADFLGVSKKIDTESMVEVKASSEVRAMFIPFEVVRKRWDDPAVHDYLLTQVVIRLKDVYASLAEQVKLATDHGENDPFIIRVQDVMSTEAAAVSPGASIQEAAKLMHNSKISSILVAENDCLLGIITERDIVERVAAAGADLSAQARTIMTENPVTISRFAYYYEALSLILFKGVKHLPVKEDSKVVGIVTLSDLLRKKNENVMKTVRQIEKADRDNLPQIKTCIYDIIDSLISDRVPILKMLEIITKLYDRLAARIIALSISELREKGLQQPCKFVFYQMGSSGRGEQFMLTDQDHFLVYESQSEEATAFFEELGKRITSNMEAAGYARCKGLMMCSEQKWRGSLTVWKERLRTWMLHSTNDHLLLAQNFFSYRLIAGSEGLHAEFEALAAEQVKRSRIFLYRLAQLEKEHAIPALDQPIRSLFKLHRKNIDMKKDILFPYHHSLQILSLIHGKLSGTPMEKIDFLQEKQVFSKEFASDLKEAVSTIMTLYVTQRWQQEKAGASFSSVISFTRMSTREKEELILSLKTLRELQSQAIARFSL; this is encoded by the coding sequence ATGGATCAAAATCTGTATAACCTATACCATTTGGAGGCTGTGCGGTTTCACCCCTTTTTTCAAGGGGTGGAATTTGACACAGCCCTTTCACTTCTATCTTTGTGTGAAGTCCGCCGCTATGGGAAAAATGAAATTATCCTGAAAAAAGATAAACCGCGTGAAGGCCTTCTGCTCCTCTTAGAAGGTCTTTCAGAGGTATTGGTAAAAAATGAACATAATGGACGGGAAGAAGTGCTTGAAGTAGTCCAGGCAGGGGAAATGATTGGTTTTTCCAGCCTCGCCGATTTCCTGGGGGTTTCCAAAAAGATCGATACAGAGTCAATGGTCGAAGTCAAAGCCTCCAGCGAGGTAAGGGCGATGTTCATTCCGTTTGAAGTGGTGAGAAAAAGATGGGATGACCCTGCTGTTCATGATTACTTGCTGACACAGGTAGTCATCAGATTGAAAGATGTTTACGCTTCTCTTGCAGAACAGGTAAAACTTGCGACAGATCATGGAGAAAATGACCCATTCATAATCCGGGTTCAGGATGTCATGAGTACTGAGGCGGCTGCAGTCAGTCCGGGCGCATCCATTCAGGAGGCCGCTAAATTAATGCATAATAGTAAAATAAGTTCGATCCTCGTTGCAGAGAATGACTGCTTGTTAGGGATTATTACGGAAAGAGACATAGTGGAACGGGTAGCTGCTGCAGGTGCTGATTTATCTGCTCAGGCAAGAACCATTATGACAGAAAATCCAGTCACGATATCAAGGTTTGCGTATTATTATGAGGCCCTTTCACTGATTCTGTTTAAGGGCGTCAAACACCTGCCTGTCAAGGAAGATTCTAAGGTGGTAGGGATTGTGACGCTATCAGATTTGCTGAGAAAGAAAAACGAGAATGTGATGAAGACTGTTCGACAAATTGAAAAAGCCGACCGGGACAATCTTCCGCAAATCAAAACGTGCATATATGACATTATTGATTCTTTAATAAGTGATCGTGTTCCCATATTAAAAATGCTTGAAATCATTACAAAGCTATACGATCGTCTGGCAGCAAGGATTATAGCTCTATCTATTTCTGAACTGAGAGAAAAAGGTTTACAGCAGCCATGCAAATTTGTTTTCTATCAAATGGGCTCAAGCGGCCGTGGAGAACAGTTCATGCTCACAGACCAGGATCATTTCCTCGTTTATGAGAGTCAATCAGAAGAAGCCACGGCATTTTTTGAAGAGCTGGGAAAAAGAATCACCTCTAATATGGAAGCAGCTGGCTATGCACGCTGCAAAGGGCTCATGATGTGCAGTGAACAGAAATGGCGCGGCTCATTGACAGTATGGAAAGAGAGGCTGCGAACATGGATGCTCCATTCAACAAATGACCATTTATTATTAGCGCAAAACTTCTTCTCCTATCGGCTAATTGCGGGGAGTGAAGGGCTGCATGCGGAATTTGAAGCGCTGGCCGCTGAACAGGTTAAGCGGTCCAGAATTTTTTTATACCGGCTGGCACAGCTGGAAAAGGAACATGCCATACCCGCCCTGGATCAGCCGATCCGATCCCTATTCAAGCTGCATCGAAAGAACATCGATATGAAAAAAGATATTCTATTTCCCTATCATCATAGTCTGCAGATCCTGTCACTTATACATGGAAAACTATCAGGCACACCAATGGAAAAAATAGATTTCCTGCAGGAGAAGCAGGTGTTCTCAAAGGAGTTTGCATCCGATTTGAAGGAAGCGGTAAGCACAATTATGACATTGTATGTCACCCAGCGATGGCAGCAGGAGAAAGCAGGTGCCTCTTTCTCTTCCGTTATATCATTTACAAGAATGTCTACCCGCGAAAAAGAAGAATTGATTCTAAGCTTAAAGACATTAAGGGAGCTGCAGAGCCAGGCAATCGCAAGATTCTCTCTATAG
- a CDS encoding VanZ family protein, with protein sequence MVKWIIRVLPFLYMALIWVLSSMPADAVVELPDLAVDRFLKESMHLIEFGILYVLLVLAALTVFKLTPGVNILLAVLACFYGILDEIHQSFVPYRSATVIDAVKDITGVLVCWYLISRALFYGKFKKLANFLGFFNKAN encoded by the coding sequence ATGGTTAAGTGGATAATACGGGTGCTGCCTTTCCTTTATATGGCGCTTATTTGGGTCCTGTCCAGCATGCCGGCAGATGCAGTGGTGGAGCTGCCGGATCTGGCGGTGGACCGTTTTTTAAAAGAATCTATGCATCTGATTGAGTTTGGTATTTTGTATGTTCTTCTGGTTTTAGCTGCTTTAACAGTATTTAAGCTAACCCCGGGAGTAAATATTTTATTGGCCGTATTGGCTTGCTTTTACGGGATTCTCGATGAAATTCATCAATCGTTTGTACCTTATCGGTCTGCTACTGTGATTGACGCTGTCAAGGATATTACCGGTGTGCTGGTGTGCTGGTATTTGATCAGCCGGGCTCTTTTTTATGGGAAGTTTAAAAAGCTTGCTAATTTTCTTGGTTTTTTTAATAAAGCAAATTGA
- a CDS encoding LysM peptidoglycan-binding domain-containing protein, with product MQTRKERILNDKRKKIKARGMAAASTVFAAVIASAGFSVSSKEAQALTGTYKVKHGDTLYKISREHDMTVKELKAVNHLKSDTIHPGQSLEVRTERHTEEPFNNETAVYTVVPGDTLWGIAKRYRMNVNELKRLNKLKSDMVLINQKLTIKGDISKIKAVITGAADNFTVEFKNGDDYFTLKVPYGTAQTYQKMSGKEVLVVYKDGSLIDIQ from the coding sequence ATGCAAACACGCAAGGAAAGAATTCTAAACGATAAAAGAAAGAAGATAAAAGCAAGAGGAATGGCGGCAGCCAGCACTGTGTTCGCTGCAGTAATCGCATCAGCCGGTTTCAGCGTTTCATCAAAAGAAGCTCAGGCATTGACAGGCACCTACAAAGTGAAGCATGGAGATACATTATATAAAATCTCCAGGGAACATGATATGACTGTTAAAGAATTGAAGGCGGTTAACCATCTGAAGTCTGACACAATTCATCCAGGGCAATCACTGGAGGTTCGGACTGAGCGTCATACAGAAGAACCGTTCAATAATGAGACAGCTGTTTATACCGTGGTGCCGGGCGATACACTATGGGGAATCGCAAAGCGCTACCGCATGAATGTCAATGAACTGAAAAGATTAAACAAGTTAAAAAGTGATATGGTACTCATTAATCAGAAATTGACCATTAAAGGGGATATTTCCAAAATAAAAGCAGTCATCACTGGTGCGGCAGACAATTTTACGGTGGAATTTAAAAATGGGGATGATTATTTCACACTGAAGGTACCTTATGGAACAGCACAAACCTATCAAAAAATGTCAGGAAAAGAAGTCCTGGTGGTTTATAAGGACGGTTCACTGATCGATATACAGTAA
- the fabZ gene encoding 3-hydroxyacyl-ACP dehydratase FabZ, giving the protein MKLNVEEIKEIIPHRYPFLFVDSIEELEPGKRAVGKKNVSANEEVFNGHFPNYNVFPGCLTLEACAQTGAVALLSLDEYKGKLAFFAGVEKCRWKRQVRPGDTLIMEVELLSVRRGIGKGKAVATVEGEVAMEAEIMFAIER; this is encoded by the coding sequence ATGAAGTTGAATGTTGAAGAAATTAAAGAAATAATCCCTCACCGATACCCATTTCTGTTTGTGGATTCCATTGAAGAGCTTGAGCCTGGAAAAAGAGCTGTCGGCAAAAAGAATGTAAGTGCCAACGAGGAAGTGTTCAATGGGCATTTCCCGAATTACAATGTATTTCCAGGATGCCTGACACTTGAAGCCTGTGCACAGACAGGTGCTGTTGCCCTGCTGTCATTGGATGAATATAAAGGAAAGCTTGCCTTTTTTGCCGGTGTGGAGAAATGCCGCTGGAAACGCCAGGTGCGGCCGGGCGATACACTCATCATGGAAGTCGAACTGCTCTCCGTCCGCAGGGGAATCGGAAAAGGAAAAGCCGTTGCGACTGTAGAGGGCGAAGTGGCGATGGAAGCTGAAATTATGTTTGCAATTGAAAGGTAA
- the spoIID gene encoding stage II sporulation protein D, producing MTKFKPFIVLAALLFAVTLIVPALLVIPFTEGKVSGKLGEELKTETKKETAAEIPQGPAIEVGVYRLAQKKLETVPLEEYIVGVVASEMPAEFEEEALKAQALAARTFIVKQLMNKDSVELPKGALVYDTVTHQVYKSDEELRQQWKQDYKWKIEKVREAVTETQGQILTFDGSPITASFFSTSNGFTENSEAIWPNSVPYLKSVESKWDLHSPKFNGREVFTVQDFERKLGVQLPNDSTIGTVTERTAGQRVAKVDINGKVVSGKDIREKLGLKSTDFTWERKGDNIIINTQGYGHGVGMSQYGANGMAVEGKSYKEIVAHYYKGVEIAASDQLLTKVTAKK from the coding sequence ATGACAAAATTCAAACCTTTCATCGTACTAGCCGCACTGTTGTTTGCCGTCACGCTTATCGTTCCCGCCCTGCTTGTGATTCCCTTTACAGAAGGAAAAGTCAGCGGGAAACTTGGCGAGGAGCTTAAGACTGAGACGAAAAAAGAGACAGCGGCAGAAATTCCTCAAGGGCCAGCCATAGAGGTAGGGGTCTACCGCCTTGCACAGAAAAAGCTGGAGACGGTTCCGCTTGAAGAGTATATCGTCGGAGTAGTAGCATCGGAAATGCCGGCTGAGTTTGAAGAGGAGGCTTTGAAGGCTCAGGCATTGGCAGCCAGGACATTCATTGTGAAGCAGTTAATGAATAAAGATAGCGTTGAACTTCCTAAGGGGGCATTAGTTTACGATACAGTAACCCATCAGGTTTATAAAAGTGATGAGGAATTGAGACAGCAATGGAAACAAGATTATAAGTGGAAAATCGAAAAGGTAAGAGAAGCCGTTACCGAAACGCAAGGCCAGATTCTTACTTTCGACGGCTCACCGATTACAGCCTCCTTCTTTTCAACAAGCAATGGCTTTACGGAAAATTCCGAAGCTATCTGGCCAAATTCTGTTCCTTACTTAAAAAGTGTAGAAAGCAAATGGGACCTGCATTCTCCGAAGTTTAACGGCAGAGAGGTATTCACAGTCCAGGATTTTGAAAGGAAATTGGGTGTACAGCTTCCTAATGATAGCACGATTGGCACCGTAACTGAACGCACAGCCGGCCAGCGGGTCGCAAAAGTGGATATTAACGGAAAAGTCGTCAGCGGTAAAGACATCCGGGAGAAGCTTGGCCTGAAATCAACAGACTTTACCTGGGAACGCAAAGGAGACAATATCATCATCAATACCCAGGGCTACGGCCATGGAGTCGGCATGAGCCAATACGGCGCAAACGGCATGGCAGTTGAAGGAAAGAGCTACAAAGAAATCGTTGCCCATTATTATAAAGGGGTGGAAATTGCCGCTTCTGACCAGCTGCTGACGAAAGTCACGGCTAAGAAATAA
- a CDS encoding DNA-directed RNA polymerase subunit beta: MSVNNSNQEAVKTREQLKKEHSKEESPREGRVRIRLIPIWLRIIIVVLLIFLSVTAGAAVGYGVIGGGEVKDIFTKSTWMHIVELVEKE; encoded by the coding sequence ATGTCAGTAAACAACAGTAATCAAGAAGCAGTCAAGACGCGTGAACAACTGAAAAAAGAACACAGCAAAGAAGAATCACCGCGTGAAGGGCGTGTTCGCATTCGCCTCATTCCGATCTGGCTTCGGATTATTATTGTCGTGCTTTTAATTTTCCTGAGCGTTACGGCTGGAGCTGCGGTCGGGTATGGAGTCATCGGCGGCGGGGAAGTAAAGGATATTTTTACAAAGTCCACATGGATGCATATTGTGGAGTTAGTTGAAAAAGAATAG
- a CDS encoding LysR family transcriptional regulator — MDEKDWLILQTIHKERNITKAAEQLYISQPSLTYRIQQLEKEFAVKILSRRKRGVDFTSEGEYLVEYANRMIHQLRETKDFLSSMEGEVRGALRLGVSQTYARYKLPEILAAFLIQYPQVDLKLKTGFSYEVIQMVHKEEANIGIVRDPYDWKGPKILIDEERIFLASNDKIDLEQLPYLPRIDYNTDPSLKNIIDLWWKENFNHPPTITMEVDIIDTCREMVLNGLGYGILPEICLKGCTDLNTWELNLKGETLYRKTWLVFNESSLNLSVSNAFIEFIRGSKA, encoded by the coding sequence ATGGACGAAAAAGATTGGCTCATCCTGCAGACAATCCATAAAGAACGGAATATTACGAAAGCTGCGGAACAGTTGTATATCTCGCAGCCTTCATTGACGTACAGGATTCAGCAGCTGGAAAAAGAATTTGCTGTAAAAATCCTATCACGAAGAAAGAGAGGAGTGGATTTTACATCTGAAGGGGAATATTTAGTGGAATATGCCAATAGGATGATTCATCAGCTAAGGGAAACGAAGGATTTTCTCAGCAGCATGGAGGGTGAGGTAAGAGGAGCATTAAGGCTTGGAGTCTCACAAACGTATGCCAGATATAAATTGCCTGAAATACTGGCTGCATTTCTAATTCAATATCCACAGGTAGACCTGAAGTTAAAAACCGGCTTCAGCTATGAAGTAATCCAAATGGTTCATAAAGAAGAAGCGAATATTGGCATCGTCCGTGATCCTTATGATTGGAAGGGGCCAAAAATTTTAATAGATGAAGAGAGAATCTTCCTTGCTTCAAACGATAAAATCGATTTAGAACAGCTTCCATATCTGCCGAGAATAGATTATAACACCGATCCATCCTTAAAAAATATTATCGATCTTTGGTGGAAGGAAAACTTTAACCATCCTCCTACTATTACAATGGAAGTAGATATTATCGATACATGCCGTGAAATGGTTCTGAATGGGCTGGGTTATGGAATCCTGCCGGAAATTTGCCTTAAAGGCTGCACAGATCTAAACACATGGGAATTGAACTTAAAGGGTGAAACGCTTTACCGGAAAACATGGCTTGTATTTAATGAAAGTTCACTGAATCTCTCCGTCTCAAATGCTTTTATTGAATTTATCCGCGGCAGTAAAGCATAA
- a CDS encoding flagellar hook-basal body protein — MNRTMITATNTLAQLQKQMDIVSHNVANIDTAGYKRREANFTDLLFQQFNNQRNPNAETARLTPAGIRQGVGAKLAQSQIVMKQGALKATERPLDLAFTKEGQYFRVLEQTEEGAAVRFTRSGAFYLTPVSDNETMLVTGDGLPVLDENNNSIIINGQAKNFKVTETGSFLAEAANGSIQEFNLGVVLINKPQFLEQKGDNLLGLPDGVDGEGIYTELNGALRGQIGMAQGSLEQSNVDMSKEMTDLINLQRAYQFQSRSVSMADQMMGLINGIR, encoded by the coding sequence ATGAATAGAACCATGATCACAGCAACGAATACTCTGGCACAGCTGCAGAAGCAGATGGATATTGTCAGTCATAATGTGGCCAACATTGATACAGCGGGCTATAAAAGAAGAGAAGCCAATTTTACCGATTTGCTTTTTCAACAGTTCAATAATCAGCGGAATCCGAATGCGGAGACCGCAAGACTAACACCTGCAGGCATCAGGCAAGGTGTAGGGGCAAAGCTCGCGCAATCCCAAATTGTCATGAAGCAGGGTGCCTTAAAGGCAACCGAACGGCCGCTTGATCTAGCCTTCACAAAAGAAGGGCAGTATTTTCGTGTGCTCGAGCAGACCGAAGAGGGAGCAGCTGTGCGTTTTACCAGATCAGGCGCCTTTTATTTAACACCGGTTTCAGATAATGAGACCATGCTTGTAACAGGTGACGGACTTCCTGTTCTTGATGAAAATAATAATTCGATTATAATAAATGGACAAGCTAAAAATTTTAAAGTGACCGAAACAGGGAGCTTTTTGGCAGAAGCAGCCAATGGTTCCATCCAGGAATTCAATCTTGGAGTGGTTCTGATTAACAAGCCTCAATTCCTGGAGCAAAAAGGGGATAATCTTCTTGGCCTTCCTGATGGAGTTGACGGCGAGGGGATCTATACAGAGCTGAATGGTGCGCTCCGCGGCCAGATAGGAATGGCCCAGGGTTCCCTTGAACAATCCAATGTGGATATGTCCAAGGAAATGACAGATTTGATCAACCTGCAGCGGGCATATCAGTTTCAGTCAAGATCTGTCTCCATGGCTGATCAAATGATGGGGCTGATCAACGGAATACGTTAG
- a CDS encoding pyroglutamyl-peptidase I translates to MKKLLLTGFEPFLDFPINPTEKIVNALDGKAVGDYEIMGHLLPVDFNLAPKEIAEEVMAKKPDAVISLGLAAGRTAITPERIAINCQDGEPDNSGVAPEDKLIEENGPDGYFSTLPIRRMVNRLKEAGYPSAISNSAGTYLCNNVMYSVLHLLKSANTEVPAGFVHIPASHELAAASKKGMASWSDSDLLEAITLIIKELD, encoded by the coding sequence ATGAAGAAACTTCTATTAACCGGATTTGAACCTTTTCTTGATTTTCCAATCAATCCGACGGAAAAGATTGTAAATGCATTGGATGGCAAAGCTGTTGGAGACTATGAAATTATGGGGCACCTTTTGCCGGTGGATTTTAATCTCGCCCCTAAGGAAATAGCAGAGGAAGTAATGGCGAAAAAACCGGATGCAGTGATTTCTCTTGGACTGGCAGCTGGCCGTACAGCCATCACACCTGAAAGAATCGCGATCAATTGCCAGGACGGGGAGCCGGATAATAGCGGAGTCGCCCCTGAAGACAAACTGATAGAGGAAAATGGTCCCGATGGCTATTTTTCAACGCTTCCAATCCGCCGGATGGTTAATAGGCTTAAAGAAGCGGGATATCCTTCTGCCATCTCGAACTCAGCGGGGACTTATTTATGCAATAACGTTATGTACTCTGTGCTTCATCTGCTAAAATCCGCAAACACTGAAGTACCGGCGGGTTTTGTGCATATTCCTGCTTCCCACGAGCTGGCAGCTGCCAGCAAAAAAGGCATGGCAAGCTGGTCTGATTCAGATTTGCTGGAGGCAATTACTCTTATCATCAAAGAATTGGATTAA